A window of Gloeocapsa sp. PCC 73106 contains these coding sequences:
- the cbiQ gene encoding cobalt ECF transporter T component CbiQ, with product MKLSLDQYAHLDSLIHRWEQRSKIVALFTLIIAFACVNRPALLPIMFLVTALLFALSRLPLSFLIERLRYPGIFIIAMVIFIPFVAGETVIIDGGWLSVKLEGCLTVLLILTRFVCILTVSLVLFGTAPFLTTIQSLRSLHLSDIIVDMMLLSYRYLEEFSETLITMERAMQLRGFQSKNFSWRNLSILARLMGSLLVRSYEQSKRVYQAMIIRGYGYRKIVPNREKNDDIISRVASTITLAIAVSLIVVEISGSLLTASISLRKLILSLILSLE from the coding sequence ATGAAATTAAGTCTTGATCAATACGCTCATTTAGACTCCCTGATACATCGCTGGGAACAACGATCTAAGATTGTGGCTTTGTTTACTTTAATTATTGCTTTTGCTTGCGTTAATCGCCCTGCTTTACTCCCAATTATGTTCTTAGTCACGGCTTTACTCTTTGCTTTATCTCGTTTACCTCTATCTTTTCTGATTGAGCGTTTACGTTACCCTGGAATATTTATCATCGCTATGGTTATTTTTATTCCTTTTGTGGCGGGGGAAACGGTTATTATAGATGGGGGTTGGTTGAGCGTAAAACTGGAAGGTTGTCTAACTGTATTGTTGATTTTAACTCGCTTTGTCTGTATTTTAACCGTGAGTTTAGTGTTGTTTGGTACGGCGCCTTTTTTAACGACGATTCAATCTTTGCGTTCTCTACATCTATCGGATATTATTGTAGATATGATGTTATTATCCTATCGCTATTTGGAGGAATTTAGTGAGACTTTAATCACTATGGAAAGAGCTATGCAACTCAGAGGTTTTCAATCTAAAAACTTCAGCTGGCGCAATTTATCAATTTTAGCTCGTTTGATGGGAAGTCTTTTAGTGCGTAGTTATGAACAGTCTAAACGAGTTTACCAAGCGATGATTATTCGCGGTTATGGTTATAGAAAAATAGTACCCAATCGAGAGAAAAATGATGATATTATTAGTAGGGTGGCTTCGACAATAACCCTGGCGATCGCAGTTAGTTTGATTGTGGTAGAAATATCTGGATCGCTACTGACAGCGTCTATTTCCCTGAGGAAGTTGATACTATCATTGATTTTGAGCTTGGAGTAA
- a CDS encoding type II toxin-antitoxin system PemK/MazF family toxin, protein MPFKPGDIVTVDFPGVTAIKRRPAVVLSSAAYHATRPDTIVGLIATRTSGLGVSDYELQDWAAAGLRVASVFRSFIVTLPPSANLVDIGHLSERDWKGVRMCVKVALALE, encoded by the coding sequence GTGCCATTCAAGCCCGGTGATATAGTTACGGTTGATTTTCCTGGTGTCACAGCTATCAAGCGTCGTCCTGCTGTGGTGTTGTCGTCCGCAGCTTATCATGCAACTCGCCCCGATACGATTGTTGGACTCATTGCTACTCGAACGAGCGGACTTGGCGTAAGTGACTACGAACTTCAAGATTGGGCGGCGGCAGGCTTACGGGTTGCCTCTGTTTTTCGCAGTTTCATCGTTACCCTACCCCCTTCCGCTAACTTGGTTGATATCGGGCATCTATCAGAACGTGACTGGAAGGGTGTTCGTATGTGCGTAAAAGTAGCTCTTGCTCTTGAGTGA
- the cbiM gene encoding cobalt transporter CbiM has product MHIPDGFLPSSVYLTGYGITGAVTWYCLREIRRAAIPTEVEIPKASLLTAAFFVTSAISFPIPPISIHFVMNGLVGIILGYYSFLAILVGLFFQAVMFGHGGMASLGINAVIMGIPALIASYFFQKFNFLPMQVRAFIVGAGALALSATIFALVMINFIPADIDAQTERKAIYLALVGYGIQALLEGVFTTILVSFLVKVNPEMLVNNNEIKS; this is encoded by the coding sequence ATGCACATTCCCGACGGCTTTTTACCTTCAAGCGTTTATTTAACGGGATATGGAATCACAGGGGCTGTAACTTGGTATTGTTTACGTGAGATTCGTCGCGCTGCTATACCTACTGAAGTGGAAATTCCCAAAGCATCCCTGTTAACCGCGGCTTTTTTTGTGACTTCAGCTATTAGTTTTCCCATTCCTCCTATTAGTATCCATTTTGTGATGAATGGGCTCGTGGGTATAATTCTGGGTTACTATTCTTTTTTAGCTATTCTGGTGGGACTGTTTTTCCAAGCGGTAATGTTTGGACATGGAGGAATGGCTAGTTTAGGAATTAACGCTGTGATTATGGGTATTCCCGCTTTGATTGCTTCTTATTTTTTCCAGAAATTCAATTTTTTACCTATGCAAGTCAGAGCTTTCATTGTGGGTGCGGGTGCTTTGGCTTTATCTGCTACTATTTTTGCTTTGGTGATGATTAATTTTATTCCCGCTGATATCGACGCACAAACTGAAAGAAAGGCGATATATTTAGCTTTAGTTGGTTATGGAATTCAAGCTCTACTAGAGGGCGTTTTTACGACAATTTTGGTAAGTTTCTTAGTTAAAGTCAATCCAGAAATGTTAGTTAATAATAATGAAATTAAGTCTTGA
- a CDS encoding DUF4433 domain-containing protein encodes MKQIEELLAEYEIDYLYHMTYVDNLGSILLRGLLSRQQTCSQNLTYTDISDQEVQKRRSCKIVRGIPLHGYVPLYFNPRNPMLFVRKNLQSQIAILGIDPLVLLQPHSVFSDGNAACSNTVFYKDLSSLSRLNWKIIRQSIWYDQPDGKRIKCAEVLVYPQIAVRNILSVFCYSDEMVADIKKLRQDHLRIEVNRNLYF; translated from the coding sequence TTGAAACAAATCGAGGAATTACTTGCTGAATATGAGATTGATTACCTCTACCACATGACTTATGTGGATAATTTGGGTTCAATCCTACTCAGGGGTCTTCTCTCTCGTCAACAGACTTGTTCTCAAAATTTAACTTATACTGATATCTCGGATCAAGAGGTACAAAAGCGCCGCAGTTGCAAAATAGTACGGGGAATTCCCCTACATGGATACGTTCCCCTTTACTTTAATCCGAGAAATCCGATGCTGTTTGTGCGTAAAAATCTGCAATCCCAAATCGCTATCTTGGGTATTGATCCTCTGGTTTTACTTCAACCCCATAGCGTTTTTAGCGATGGTAACGCGGCTTGTAGTAATACAGTATTCTATAAAGATTTGTCGAGTCTATCGCGCTTAAACTGGAAGATAATTCGCCAATCTATTTGGTATGATCAACCCGATGGGAAAAGAATTAAATGCGCTGAAGTTTTGGTCTACCCCCAGATAGCTGTACGCAACATTCTTAGTGTTTTCTGTTACTCTGATGAAATGGTGGCTGACATCAAGAAGCTAAGACAGGATCATTTAAGGATAGAAGTTAATAGAAATCTCTATTTTTAA
- a CDS encoding MEKHLA domain-containing protein, giving the protein MTEVIWKQPQVIQWSQCLLNSYEKYLGKELIVRNGDPVAEAEFLFYAPFVLVSHNSDTDPILNYGNQVALELWEMDWEEFTQTPSRYTAEPVNQEERQRMLSLATQQGFIDNFQGVRISRTGKRFVLEKAIIWNIVDTEGQACGQAATFSDWKMLFS; this is encoded by the coding sequence ATGACCGAAGTCATTTGGAAACAACCTCAAGTTATCCAATGGAGTCAATGCTTATTGAATAGCTATGAGAAGTATTTGGGAAAAGAACTTATAGTTAGAAATGGTGACCCAGTAGCAGAGGCTGAATTTCTATTTTACGCTCCCTTTGTCCTAGTTTCCCACAATAGCGACACCGATCCCATTCTCAATTATGGTAATCAAGTCGCTTTAGAGCTATGGGAGATGGATTGGGAAGAATTTACACAAACACCCTCTAGATATACCGCTGAACCCGTTAATCAGGAAGAAAGACAAAGAATGCTCTCTCTAGCTACTCAACAAGGCTTTATCGACAATTTCCAAGGGGTGAGAATTTCTCGCACTGGTAAACGTTTTGTTCTGGAAAAGGCGATTATTTGGAATATCGTTGATACTGAGGGTCAAGCTTGTGGTCAAGCGGCTACTTTCTCTGATTGGAAAATGTTATTTTCTTAA
- a CDS encoding UPF0175 family protein, with the protein MNVTIPDDIVQATQMSEAELQLEIALMLYKRNKISSGKVRSWLGLSVLEFQHELAKRDLYINYDVEDLEQDIENLRSLGVL; encoded by the coding sequence ATGAATGTTACTATCCCCGATGATATTGTACAAGCGACTCAAATGAGCGAAGCCGAGTTACAGCTAGAAATAGCCCTAATGCTTTATAAACGAAACAAAATAAGTAGCGGTAAGGTGCGCTCTTGGTTAGGTTTAAGTGTTTTAGAATTCCAGCATGAACTAGCCAAACGGGACTTATACATTAATTACGATGTCGAAGACTTAGAGCAAGACATTGAAAATTTGCGGTCATTAGGAGTTTTGTGA
- a CDS encoding carboxypeptidase-like regulatory domain-containing protein has protein sequence MSQSTLKPNKWLFSLLFLTSVSSSVEVFAHSAQITYEATPGILITATYDQGQPMAKAQVVVYAPSDPATPWLKGETDAQGNFSFIPDPLQPGNWDIKVRQSGHGALITIPINSENQSVINQSIYTPMQKLLMSASIAWGFLGTAMFFSRKAKR, from the coding sequence ATGTCTCAATCCACCCTGAAGCCAAACAAATGGTTATTCTCCCTGTTGTTTCTGACTTCTGTCAGTTCTTCAGTAGAAGTGTTCGCTCACAGTGCTCAAATTACCTATGAAGCGACTCCAGGAATTCTTATTACAGCTACTTACGATCAAGGACAACCCATGGCTAAGGCTCAAGTAGTGGTATACGCACCCTCAGATCCCGCTACTCCCTGGTTAAAAGGCGAAACCGATGCTCAGGGTAATTTTAGCTTTATTCCGGATCCCCTGCAACCGGGGAATTGGGATATCAAAGTGCGTCAATCGGGACATGGTGCTTTAATTACTATCCCCATTAATTCAGAGAATCAGTCGGTGATTAATCAATCTATATATACTCCCATGCAAAAGCTACTGATGAGTGCTAGTATTGCGTGGGGTTTCCTGGGTACTGCTATGTTTTTTTCCCGCAAAGCTAAAAGGTAA
- a CDS encoding energy-coupling factor ABC transporter ATP-binding protein, with amino-acid sequence MPKDKLALSLNNLEYQYLNQQTIIKRVNLQITSGERIGIIGPNGAGKTTLFLLMCGILSPTQGEVWLFNQKINPGKFYPDIGLVFQNPDDQLFCSTVREDVAFGPENMGLTPEEIETRVERALNLTGMLHLKDRVPHQLSGGEKCMIAIASVLAMEPKLVLYDEPSANLDLRARRRLIEFLQSAQQTYLIASHDLELILDVCDRVILLHRGEVVADGIPSIIMGNQSLMETHALEVPYSLSEGK; translated from the coding sequence ATGCCTAAAGATAAATTAGCTTTGAGTTTGAATAATTTGGAGTATCAATATCTAAATCAACAGACGATTATTAAAAGGGTTAATTTACAAATTACCTCAGGAGAAAGAATAGGTATAATTGGACCCAATGGAGCGGGAAAAACTACTTTATTTCTATTAATGTGTGGAATACTATCGCCTACTCAGGGAGAAGTTTGGTTATTTAATCAGAAAATTAACCCGGGAAAGTTTTATCCAGATATCGGTTTAGTCTTTCAAAATCCCGATGATCAATTATTTTGTAGTACTGTAAGAGAAGATGTAGCGTTTGGTCCAGAAAATATGGGATTAACCCCAGAAGAAATTGAAACAAGGGTAGAAAGAGCGCTAAATTTGACGGGAATGCTGCATTTAAAAGACCGCGTTCCTCATCAATTATCGGGTGGAGAAAAGTGTATGATAGCGATCGCCTCGGTTTTAGCGATGGAACCTAAATTGGTACTCTACGACGAACCTAGTGCTAATCTAGATTTACGCGCGCGTCGTCGTTTGATTGAATTTTTGCAGTCAGCGCAACAGACTTATTTGATAGCTTCCCACGATTTAGAGTTGATTTTGGATGTGTGCGATCGCGTTATTTTACTTCATCGGGGTGAAGTCGTCGCTGACGGAATTCCCTCAATAATTATGGGAAATCAGTCTTTAATGGAAACCCATGCGTTGGAAGTTCCCTACTCCCTCTCAGAGGGAAAATAA
- a CDS encoding PIN domain-containing protein has protein sequence MDTLSLKKTYIDSGVLISAFQGTQSVSIRANQILNDGNRKFASSRFVQLEVLPKAIFNKQENEAEFYETFFSAVVHWATEIEQIIQDAYRIACFYGLAAMDAIHVAAALQTKADQLITTEKPTKPPNPYTESEKYKLFQYKVRSNN, from the coding sequence GTGGATACCTTGAGTCTTAAAAAGACGTATATAGACTCTGGTGTACTGATCAGTGCTTTCCAGGGCACTCAGTCAGTCAGTATCAGAGCCAATCAAATTCTTAACGATGGAAATCGAAAGTTTGCATCAAGTCGATTTGTTCAGTTAGAAGTTTTACCTAAAGCGATTTTTAACAAGCAAGAAAATGAAGCCGAATTTTATGAAACATTTTTTAGTGCTGTTGTACACTGGGCAACAGAAATAGAGCAAATTATCCAAGACGCTTATCGAATCGCCTGCTTTTACGGTTTAGCTGCAATGGATGCAATTCATGTGGCGGCTGCTCTACAAACTAAAGCCGATCAATTAATCACTACTGAAAAGCCAACCAAACCACCAAACCCATACACAGAGTCAGAGAAATACAAATTATTTCAATATAAAGTTAGATCTAATAATTAA
- a CDS encoding macro domain-containing protein — MLEYRQTTVFNLNAQTIVNTVNCVGVMGAGLALEFKLRFPQMYAEYVSQCRKKGITVGKVNFYRNDDEPHIINFPTKNHWKYPSQLEWIETGLQDFAAKYQEWGITSIAFPRLGCDRGGLNWSQVKLLMEKYLSNLPQLTVYICLDNETTAQGVEKQMLDLLTQTELWVEKFPLSYPVMEKITKSLPLRRFRDFKNISGIGQDTYQEMFKFLYNLTQTAQPGTVIDEGIFQITDLRIRLVMLFKYLGFNAEEISQLEVRNLLQQGKELLILAPNQQNVVISGKVWQKMGVNLTELSPEEPLILNKQKRGKHLKSGTIKTLITTGNKLLQQKDIQQLSLFSL, encoded by the coding sequence ATGCTTGAATATAGACAAACTACTGTGTTTAACCTCAATGCTCAAACCATCGTCAACACCGTTAATTGTGTGGGTGTCATGGGTGCGGGGTTAGCTTTAGAGTTTAAATTGCGTTTTCCTCAAATGTACGCTGAATATGTATCGCAATGTCGTAAGAAAGGAATTACTGTTGGCAAAGTTAACTTCTATCGCAATGACGACGAACCTCATATTATTAATTTTCCCACTAAAAATCACTGGAAATATCCCTCTCAATTAGAGTGGATCGAAACAGGATTACAAGATTTTGCTGCTAAATATCAGGAGTGGGGGATAACATCTATAGCTTTTCCTCGCTTAGGTTGCGATCGCGGTGGGTTAAACTGGTCTCAAGTTAAGCTATTGATGGAAAAATATCTAAGTAATCTACCCCAGCTCACCGTATATATCTGTCTCGACAACGAAACTACCGCTCAAGGAGTAGAAAAACAAATGCTCGATCTCCTCACTCAGACAGAGCTCTGGGTGGAGAAATTCCCTTTATCTTACCCTGTGATGGAAAAGATCACTAAATCTCTACCTCTTCGTCGCTTCAGAGATTTCAAAAATATCTCGGGTATAGGACAAGATACTTATCAAGAAATGTTCAAATTCCTCTATAACTTAACCCAAACGGCTCAACCTGGGACTGTTATCGATGAGGGGATTTTTCAGATTACCGATTTACGCATTCGCTTAGTGATGCTGTTCAAATATTTAGGCTTTAATGCGGAAGAAATTAGTCAATTAGAGGTTAGAAATCTACTCCAACAGGGGAAAGAATTGTTGATTTTAGCGCCAAATCAACAAAATGTAGTCATTTCTGGGAAAGTTTGGCAAAAAATGGGAGTCAATCTAACTGAATTGTCACCAGAAGAACCCTTAATTCTCAATAAACAAAAGCGCGGTAAACATCTTAAGTCGGGAACAATCAAAACGCTAATCACCACGGGAAATAAATTACTGCAGCAAAAAGATATTCAACAGTTGAGTTTATTTTCCCTCTGA